From a region of the Fischerella sp. JS2 genome:
- a CDS encoding ABC transporter permease subunit produces MTPIWYNRKFWGIVIQLGAVFIAVAIALQLWVNLTDNLQRLGIQLGFDFLNSQASFDISETPIAYQASDPYRRALLVGLLNSLRVIIFGIIFATVVGITVGIARLSDNLLVKKLALIYVEILRNTPLLLQLFFWYFAIFLSLPKSESTISFLGLIQISNRGIYLPFSIQLSPELSTLALGLTLYTGAFIAEIIRAGILSVPKGQWEAAKALGFKSKLILRLVIFPQALRLIIPPLTSQYLNLAKNSSLAIAIGYPDIYFVASTTFNQTGRAVEVMLLIMITYLTISLVISFMMNLLNQTVQLKER; encoded by the coding sequence ATGACTCCTATTTGGTACAACCGGAAGTTTTGGGGTATTGTCATCCAACTGGGTGCTGTTTTTATCGCAGTTGCGATCGCACTACAGTTATGGGTAAACCTGACAGATAATTTACAGCGACTAGGTATTCAATTAGGGTTTGATTTTCTCAATTCCCAAGCATCCTTTGATATTAGTGAAACTCCTATTGCTTATCAGGCTTCTGACCCCTATCGTCGTGCTTTATTAGTAGGTCTGCTCAACTCTCTGCGGGTAATAATTTTCGGGATTATCTTTGCTACAGTTGTTGGTATTACTGTAGGAATAGCACGGCTATCTGATAATTTGTTAGTAAAGAAACTGGCTTTAATTTATGTGGAAATTCTCCGTAACACACCCTTACTACTACAGTTGTTTTTCTGGTATTTTGCGATATTTTTGAGCTTGCCAAAATCAGAAAGCACAATTTCTTTTTTAGGATTAATTCAAATTAGTAATCGTGGAATTTATTTACCTTTTAGTATTCAACTTTCTCCCGAATTATCAACATTAGCTCTGGGATTAACTTTGTATACTGGAGCTTTTATTGCCGAAATTATTAGAGCTGGGATTTTATCAGTTCCAAAAGGACAATGGGAAGCTGCAAAAGCATTAGGTTTTAAATCAAAATTAATATTGCGTTTAGTGATTTTTCCCCAAGCTTTACGGTTAATTATTCCACCATTAACAAGTCAATATCTGAATTTAGCCAAAAACTCAAGTTTAGCTATAGCAATTGGTTATCCTGATATTTACTTTGTGGCTTCCACTACTTTTAACCAAACTGGTAGGGCTGTAGAAGTGATGCTGCTAATTATGATTACTTATTTAACCATCAGTTTAGTTATTTCATTCATGATGAATTTGTTGAACCAGACTGTGCAGTTAAAGGAAAGATAA
- a CDS encoding metal ABC transporter permease yields the protein MLEALIEPLQYGFMQRSLIIAILVGMLCAVVGSYLMVQRLALLGDAISHSVLPGLAIAFLLGANIFIGAFIAGVLSTTCIAWIRMRSPIKEDAAMGIVFSAFFALGVTLITVIQKENKIDLNHFLFGNILGVTIQDVRDTAIIAAIVFVVVFLLYKELLFYTFDPLGAQAAGLPVNRLNFGLMLLIALTIVASMKAVGVILVLSLLITPGATAYLLVQRLHEVMILGAVIGVISSISGMYLSYFYNLPSGPAIVLVVSGLFVLALLFSPNHGVFNHRQNLKNQE from the coding sequence ATGTTAGAAGCGTTGATTGAGCCTTTACAATATGGCTTTATGCAGCGATCGCTGATTATCGCCATTTTGGTAGGGATGTTGTGTGCGGTTGTGGGTAGCTACTTGATGGTACAACGCCTGGCTTTGCTGGGTGATGCAATCAGCCACTCGGTTTTACCTGGATTAGCGATCGCTTTTTTGTTGGGTGCTAACATCTTTATTGGGGCTTTCATTGCTGGGGTTTTGAGTACAACATGTATCGCCTGGATCAGGATGCGATCGCCTATCAAAGAAGATGCTGCAATGGGAATAGTATTCTCGGCATTTTTTGCTCTTGGTGTGACTTTAATTACTGTCATTCAAAAAGAAAATAAAATTGACCTCAACCATTTTCTTTTTGGGAATATTTTGGGCGTAACTATACAGGATGTAAGAGATACAGCTATTATTGCAGCCATAGTATTTGTAGTTGTTTTTTTGCTCTACAAAGAACTTCTATTTTACACATTTGATCCTTTAGGCGCACAAGCAGCAGGTCTACCAGTGAATCGCCTCAATTTTGGACTTATGCTGTTGATTGCTTTAACAATAGTCGCTAGCATGAAAGCCGTTGGTGTTATTTTAGTATTATCACTATTAATTACACCAGGAGCTACTGCCTATTTATTAGTGCAACGCCTACACGAAGTCATGATATTAGGGGCAGTAATTGGGGTCATTTCTAGTATTAGTGGCATGTATTTAAGTTACTTTTATAATTTACCTTCTGGCCCTGCGATCGTTTTAGTGGTATCAGGATTATTTGTGTTAGCTTTGTTATTTAGTCCTAATCATGGTGTTTTTAATCATAGACAGAATTTGAAAAATCAAGAGTAA
- a CDS encoding amino acid ABC transporter substrate-binding protein: MLIRKWYKWSLLLLAALPLILSMSACSSRSAGSNSRLDTIKNRGKLICGVSGQLPGFSYVKANGEYAGLDVDICRAIAAAIFDDPKKVEFRNLNAKERFTAVQTGEVDILSRNTSWTISRDTSVGLEFAPVVFYDGQGIMVRKNSNIKKLEDLKDKSICTQTGTTNEQNLSDQMRQKGITYKPLVFEDVNTTYATYEQGRCEAITSDRSQLVSRRSTFSKPDDHVVLDLVLSKEPLTPAVANGDSKWFDAVKWTVYGLINAEELGVNSQNVSQLTNSSNPEIKRLLGTEGDLGKGAGLSNDFVARIIKHVGNYGEIYERNLGKNSQLKLDRGLNKLWNQGGIVYAPPFR, encoded by the coding sequence ATGTTGATACGTAAATGGTATAAATGGAGTTTATTGCTGTTGGCTGCTCTTCCTTTAATTTTGTCAATGAGTGCTTGTAGTAGTAGATCGGCAGGAAGTAATAGCCGCTTAGATACAATCAAAAATCGTGGCAAACTGATTTGTGGAGTCAGTGGACAATTGCCAGGATTTAGCTATGTCAAAGCTAATGGCGAATATGCAGGATTAGATGTAGATATTTGTCGAGCGATCGCAGCTGCTATCTTTGACGACCCGAAAAAAGTCGAATTTCGCAATTTAAACGCCAAAGAACGCTTTACCGCCGTGCAAACAGGTGAAGTAGATATCCTCAGTCGTAACACCAGCTGGACTATCAGCCGTGATACCTCTGTAGGTTTAGAATTTGCACCAGTGGTATTTTATGACGGTCAAGGGATTATGGTACGTAAAAATAGCAATATTAAAAAGCTAGAGGATCTTAAAGACAAATCTATCTGTACCCAAACCGGAACCACCAATGAACAGAACCTCAGCGATCAAATGCGTCAAAAAGGTATAACTTACAAACCATTGGTCTTTGAGGATGTAAATACTACCTACGCAACCTATGAACAAGGTCGCTGTGAAGCCATAACTTCTGATCGTTCCCAGCTAGTTTCTCGGCGTAGCACCTTCTCAAAACCAGATGATCATGTAGTGTTGGATTTAGTACTTTCCAAAGAACCCTTGACACCCGCCGTCGCTAATGGCGATTCTAAATGGTTTGATGCCGTCAAATGGACTGTGTATGGTTTGATAAATGCAGAAGAATTAGGTGTAAATTCACAAAATGTTAGTCAATTAACCAATAGTAGCAATCCAGAAATCAAACGACTTCTAGGAACAGAAGGAGATTTAGGCAAAGGAGCAGGTCTTTCCAATGATTTTGTTGCCAGAATTATTAAACATGTGGGAAATTATGGTGAAATTTACGAGCGTAATTTAGGTAAAAATTCACAGTTAAAACTAGATAGAGGACTAAATAAACTTTGGAATCAAGGTGGAATTGTTTACGCTCCGCCATTTCGGTAA
- a CDS encoding glycosyltransferase family 4 protein → MLTSQIQDNFDFSQSINSPVNHVFVFLEIFSCEGGIQSYVKDIFQAYLTLTKPIHADIFILRDAPGCTNPFVSDRCQFHYFKTPSPQLGRAKIMIALLTHLIRRRPQHVFCGHIKLAPLVGMLCKFLGIPYTVITYGKEVWQPLPKSMQSSLQKAAQVWTISRYTREVACSANHLNPDRVKILPCAVDGDRLTPGDKPASLIEHYGLQGAKVLMTVARLWSGDIYKGVDITIQALPQIAQVFPEVKYLVIGRGDDQPRLAKLAQDLGVSDRVVFAGFVPTEELVEHYRLADAYIMPSQEGFGIVYLEAMACGVPVLSGDADGSAEPLQDGKLGWRVPHRDPDAVAAACIEILKGEDQRCNGEWLREMAIANFGIEAFQKRLQQEFLAC, encoded by the coding sequence ATGCTAACTTCTCAAATTCAAGACAATTTCGATTTCAGCCAATCAATAAATTCCCCTGTTAATCACGTCTTTGTATTTTTGGAAATTTTTTCTTGTGAAGGTGGGATTCAATCTTATGTCAAGGACATTTTTCAAGCCTATTTGACGTTAACAAAACCAATACATGCAGATATATTTATATTGCGTGATGCCCCTGGTTGCACAAATCCGTTTGTATCTGATCGTTGCCAGTTTCATTATTTTAAAACTCCGTCTCCCCAATTAGGACGAGCAAAAATTATGATCGCATTACTCACTCATCTTATCCGTCGCCGACCCCAGCATGTTTTTTGTGGTCATATCAAGCTAGCGCCCTTGGTAGGGATGCTATGTAAATTTCTGGGAATTCCTTATACTGTAATCACTTACGGTAAAGAAGTTTGGCAACCATTACCAAAGTCGATGCAATCTAGCCTGCAAAAAGCAGCACAAGTTTGGACAATCAGCCGCTACACTCGTGAAGTTGCCTGTAGTGCTAATCATCTTAATCCTGATCGCGTCAAAATTCTACCCTGTGCTGTGGATGGCGATCGCCTCACACCTGGAGACAAACCAGCTAGTTTAATAGAACACTATGGTTTACAAGGAGCGAAAGTATTAATGACTGTAGCGCGGTTGTGGTCTGGTGATATTTATAAAGGTGTAGATATTACAATTCAAGCCTTACCACAAATTGCTCAAGTTTTCCCAGAAGTGAAATATTTAGTAATAGGTCGTGGTGATGATCAACCGCGTCTGGCCAAATTAGCACAAGATTTGGGAGTAAGCGATCGCGTTGTGTTTGCTGGTTTTGTACCCACAGAAGAACTCGTGGAACACTACCGCCTTGCTGATGCTTACATTATGCCTTCTCAAGAAGGGTTTGGTATTGTCTATTTAGAAGCAATGGCCTGTGGTGTACCCGTGCTATCTGGTGATGCTGATGGTTCAGCCGAGCCATTGCAGGATGGTAAACTCGGATGGCGAGTCCCACACCGCGATCCTGATGCTGTAGCTGCGGCTTGTATTGAAATCCTCAAAGGCGAAGATCAACGTTGTAATGGTGAGTGGTTGCGAGAAATGGCGATCGCTAATTTTGGGATAGAAGCCTTTCAAAAACGGTTACAACAAGAATTTTTGGCTTGTTAA
- a CDS encoding DNA cytosine methyltransferase, producing MDSKQRPIGVDLFAGAGGMSLGFEQAGFDVLAAVELDPIHCATHKYNFPFWSTLCQSVEYATGEEIRKISTIGSQEIDVVFGGSPCQGFSMIGKRAFEDPRNALVFHYLRLVLELQPKYFVFENVPGLTVGKHRQFLLEIIEEFRESGYEVETNYQVLNAANYGVPQHRARLFLLGCRQGFDLPEYPQPQTQPAKSKKSVGIVLNSDLPNTPTVWEAIGDLPEVNFYPELLSRDWIIAEYGKPSNYSKKLRGLDRSADDYSYERLFDSRILTSSIRTKHSTESILRFQQTEPGETEPISRFHKLDKHGICNTLRAGTASNRGAFTSPRPIHPVSPRCITVREAARLHSYPDWFRFHVTKWHGFRQVGNSVPPLLAKAIATSIIHVLGVVPVKPQTKMHLGDESLLKLNMSQAAQYYGVSAHVIEPRRKVIKDKF from the coding sequence ATGGATAGCAAACAAAGACCTATAGGTGTAGATTTATTTGCAGGCGCTGGTGGGATGTCCCTTGGCTTTGAACAAGCTGGGTTTGATGTGCTTGCTGCTGTTGAGTTAGATCCGATTCATTGCGCTACACACAAATATAATTTTCCGTTTTGGTCTACATTGTGTCAAAGTGTCGAATACGCTACAGGCGAAGAAATTAGAAAAATTTCAACTATTGGTAGTCAAGAAATAGATGTTGTGTTTGGTGGTTCTCCTTGTCAAGGTTTTTCAATGATTGGCAAACGTGCTTTTGAAGATCCCCGTAATGCGCTTGTGTTTCACTATTTACGATTAGTTTTAGAACTACAACCTAAATACTTTGTGTTTGAAAATGTACCTGGACTCACAGTTGGAAAACATCGCCAATTTCTCTTAGAAATTATTGAAGAGTTTAGAGAATCAGGTTATGAAGTTGAAACAAACTATCAGGTTCTCAATGCTGCTAATTACGGAGTACCCCAACATCGAGCCAGATTATTTCTTTTGGGATGCCGTCAGGGATTTGATTTACCAGAATATCCTCAACCGCAAACACAACCAGCAAAGTCTAAAAAATCAGTGGGCATTGTACTCAATTCTGATTTACCAAACACGCCTACAGTTTGGGAAGCTATTGGCGATTTACCGGAAGTGAATTTTTATCCAGAATTGTTGAGTAGAGATTGGATAATAGCAGAGTACGGCAAGCCTAGCAACTATAGCAAAAAGCTGCGTGGTTTAGATAGGAGTGCAGATGACTACTCCTATGAACGCCTATTTGATTCTAGAATTTTGACTTCCAGTATTCGCACTAAACATAGTACAGAATCTATACTGAGATTTCAACAAACTGAACCAGGTGAAACTGAACCAATTAGCCGCTTTCATAAACTTGACAAACATGGTATTTGCAATACTCTCAGGGCTGGAACAGCCAGTAATCGGGGGGCTTTTACCTCTCCTCGACCAATTCATCCTGTGAGTCCACGCTGTATTACTGTTCGAGAAGCAGCGCGGTTACACTCCTATCCGGACTGGTTTCGGTTCCATGTCACTAAATGGCACGGCTTTCGACAAGTAGGAAACTCAGTTCCTCCCTTACTTGCAAAAGCGATCGCAACTTCTATTATTCACGTTTTGGGGGTAGTTCCAGTCAAACCACAAACAAAGATGCACTTGGGTGATGAAAGTTTATTGAAACTAAATATGTCTCAAGCTGCTCAATACTACGGTGTTTCTGCACATGTCATCGAACCAAGAAGAAAAGTAATTAAAGATAAGTTCTAA
- a CDS encoding DUF4126 domain-containing protein → MNPTIDINSLFNLDTLIEFLLGISLSAAAGFRVFVPLLVLSAASVLGHFDLPTDFDWLETPQALIVFTAACLLEIIGYYIPWLDHLLDTVATPAAFIAGTIVAASVAPEMNPLVQWTLALIAGGGSAGLTKVLMNILRITSTGVSGGLTNPVVSTIELVIAIALSVLAIALPVVAGIIVIGFLIFALQSIWKFFNRKPSSQPNENVI, encoded by the coding sequence TTGAATCCTACTATTGACATAAATTCTTTATTCAATCTAGATACATTGATTGAATTTCTATTGGGAATTAGTTTGAGCGCCGCAGCTGGCTTTAGAGTATTTGTACCACTGTTAGTATTGAGTGCGGCTTCGGTATTAGGACATTTTGATTTGCCAACAGACTTTGATTGGTTGGAAACGCCTCAAGCCTTGATTGTATTCACAGCTGCTTGTTTGCTGGAAATTATTGGATACTACATTCCTTGGCTAGATCATCTGCTAGATACTGTTGCCACGCCTGCTGCATTTATTGCTGGGACAATTGTAGCAGCATCGGTTGCCCCGGAAATGAACCCTTTGGTGCAATGGACGTTAGCTTTAATAGCTGGTGGTGGTAGTGCAGGGTTAACGAAGGTATTAATGAATATTTTACGAATCACCTCTACAGGCGTATCAGGCGGATTAACTAATCCAGTTGTGTCAACCATTGAGTTAGTGATCGCAATTGCACTATCTGTATTAGCGATCGCTTTACCAGTGGTAGCAGGAATCATCGTCATTGGTTTTCTAATATTTGCCCTGCAAAGCATCTGGAAGTTTTTCAACAGAAAACCATCTTCTCAGCCTAACGAAAATGTCATTTAG
- a CDS encoding glycosyltransferase family 2 protein — translation MSKLVSVIIPCFNAARWLAEAIDSCLQQTYPNIEIIVIDDGSTDNSLEILKSYGDKIIWKSCSHQGGNYARNFGFALSKGEYIQFLDADDYILPEKIERQVRFLETTGADVVYGDWRYKHHLPDGTSYLDKIEIPGEQADILESLLLDWWTAVASLFYRRTAVEKSGGWDEELAVAQDRDFFLSVVISGAKVVYQPGCYSVYRRYGYITVSSSSSRRWIQYHSIVLKKAENKLLKLNKLGDKYRYAIAQCYLNQARVALRHNYFKLYFKLVEEVLITYPSFKKKSRKAIYIFLQNLCGFRQSERLVFSFLFTRKVVRYTIKPFTQIKKIGQVSS, via the coding sequence ATGTCAAAGCTTGTTTCAGTAATTATACCCTGCTTTAATGCCGCTAGATGGTTAGCAGAGGCAATAGATAGCTGCTTGCAACAAACTTATCCTAATATTGAAATTATTGTCATTGATGATGGTTCAACTGATAACTCTTTAGAAATTCTCAAAAGTTATGGTGACAAAATTATCTGGAAAAGTTGCTCTCATCAAGGAGGAAATTACGCTAGAAATTTCGGCTTTGCTTTATCAAAGGGAGAGTATATTCAGTTCTTGGATGCAGATGACTACATCTTACCTGAAAAAATCGAAAGGCAAGTGCGCTTTTTAGAAACAACGGGGGCAGATGTTGTTTATGGTGATTGGAGATACAAGCATCATTTACCCGACGGAACAAGTTATTTAGACAAAATTGAGATTCCGGGAGAACAAGCAGATATTCTTGAATCTCTACTATTAGATTGGTGGACTGCTGTTGCTTCTTTATTCTATAGAAGAACAGCTGTAGAAAAAAGTGGTGGCTGGGATGAAGAATTAGCAGTCGCACAAGATAGAGATTTTTTCTTATCAGTCGTTATCAGTGGTGCTAAAGTCGTATATCAACCAGGTTGCTATTCAGTTTACAGACGCTATGGCTATATCACAGTCTCCAGTTCCTCGTCAAGGCGCTGGATTCAATACCACTCTATAGTTTTAAAAAAAGCAGAAAATAAGCTATTGAAGTTAAATAAACTTGGCGATAAATATCGTTATGCTATAGCTCAATGCTATTTGAACCAGGCTAGAGTGGCTTTAAGGCATAACTATTTTAAATTATACTTTAAATTAGTAGAAGAAGTTTTAATTACCTACCCAAGCTTTAAGAAGAAAAGTAGAAAAGCAATTTATATTTTTCTACAAAATCTTTGTGGCTTTCGTCAGAGTGAAAGACTTGTCTTTTCTTTTCTTTTTACTCGCAAGGTTGTCCGTTATACAATAAAACCTTTTACACAAATTAAAAAAATAGGGCAAGTTAGTAGTTGA
- a CDS encoding HMA2 domain-containing protein, with protein sequence MTSTVSIGEDTDAKLKTPPNLISEWKQSEHHYQSKKTTISELTEWKSVSYWKEQGINFIVLLAGLLVARMLGLKGWAAILFYLITVDLTLKVIEQTESTNQENVSREKINSVQSQKFAYTIVHAIPGRVRFNVPRIAQDLIYAQWLEKLLATDAYVTSVRVNLNAASIVISYKTNVMSDSQMQEHLAILIESTGDALVKTFTMPFIFPACSLEVRQASISSESCCLLKSKSGKELRGGALAARNHRLHHIGVLI encoded by the coding sequence ATGACAAGCACTGTCAGTATTGGGGAAGATACAGATGCTAAGTTGAAAACGCCTCCTAATTTAATCTCTGAGTGGAAGCAAAGCGAACATCACTATCAGTCAAAAAAAACAACCATATCAGAGTTAACTGAGTGGAAATCAGTTAGCTATTGGAAAGAGCAGGGAATTAATTTCATTGTCCTTCTTGCAGGTCTATTAGTAGCAAGAATGCTAGGCCTCAAAGGCTGGGCAGCAATATTATTCTACCTAATTACTGTTGATCTAACTTTGAAGGTAATTGAGCAAACAGAAAGTACAAACCAGGAAAATGTTAGCAGGGAAAAGATAAATTCAGTACAATCTCAAAAATTTGCCTACACTATTGTTCATGCAATTCCGGGACGAGTTAGATTTAACGTGCCTCGGATTGCCCAAGATTTGATATATGCACAGTGGCTGGAAAAATTGCTCGCAACTGATGCCTACGTAACAAGTGTCCGCGTTAATCTTAATGCCGCATCAATTGTGATCAGTTATAAAACTAATGTAATGTCAGATTCCCAGATGCAGGAGCATCTGGCTATTTTGATTGAGTCTACAGGCGATGCATTAGTAAAGACATTTACAATGCCATTCATCTTCCCTGCTTGCTCTTTAGAAGTACGACAGGCTTCTATTTCATCAGAAAGTTGCTGTTTGCTCAAAAGTAAATCTGGAAAAGAACTCAGAGGCGGTGCATTGGCAGCAAGGAATCATAGACTTCATCACATTGGTGTATTAATTTAA
- a CDS encoding metal ABC transporter substrate-binding protein, with amino-acid sequence MFVISKANTVGRRLEAEGGQGRKIAFLLPLSTSSLWWQICQNACLAILLPLALLSCTPSNSDSRADDKAQVVATSTIIADLAQEVGGDEIELTGILQPGTDPHVYEPRPQDSRFLEEADLILYNGYNLEPGLIKLMNAAGTKAQKLAVGEVVKPLQLDKGKGEVVPDPHVWGDVKNAIAMVNAIRDALIELSPQDKAEFTQNAQQLTTELQQLDSWISQQIQTIPPNQRKLVTTHDAFQYYGRAYQIAIAGTLIGISTEEQPSAQTVKQLVESIKKIGVPAIFAETTINPNLIQTVAQEAGVKLAPRQLYSDSIGAAGSEGDTYSKMMAANTRTIVEALGGKYTPFSAQIQEK; translated from the coding sequence ATGTTCGTTATAAGTAAAGCTAATACTGTGGGTAGAAGACTGGAAGCAGAAGGGGGACAAGGGAGAAAAATAGCTTTCTTGTTGCCATTATCCACCTCTTCCCTGTGGTGGCAAATCTGCCAAAATGCTTGTCTAGCGATACTTTTACCGCTTGCTTTATTAAGCTGTACGCCATCAAATTCCGACTCAAGGGCGGATGACAAGGCGCAAGTTGTGGCAACTAGCACAATTATTGCTGATTTAGCACAGGAGGTTGGAGGAGATGAAATTGAATTAACAGGAATCCTTCAACCGGGTACAGATCCCCATGTCTACGAACCTAGACCACAAGATAGTAGATTTTTAGAAGAAGCAGATTTGATTTTGTATAACGGGTATAACCTAGAACCTGGACTCATTAAGTTGATGAATGCTGCTGGAACAAAGGCGCAGAAGTTAGCGGTGGGAGAAGTCGTCAAACCATTACAGCTAGACAAAGGTAAAGGTGAAGTAGTACCAGATCCGCATGTTTGGGGTGATGTGAAAAATGCGATCGCGATGGTGAATGCAATTCGGGATGCCTTAATTGAGTTATCACCCCAAGACAAAGCCGAATTTACCCAGAATGCACAGCAACTAACTACAGAATTACAACAATTAGATAGCTGGATTAGCCAGCAAATTCAAACGATCCCCCCAAATCAACGCAAACTTGTAACCACCCACGATGCATTTCAATATTATGGACGTGCTTATCAAATTGCGATCGCAGGTACGCTGATAGGTATTAGCACTGAAGAACAGCCTAGCGCCCAAACTGTCAAGCAACTAGTAGAGTCAATCAAAAAAATTGGTGTTCCAGCGATTTTTGCGGAAACCACAATTAACCCAAATTTAATTCAGACAGTAGCACAAGAAGCAGGAGTGAAGTTAGCACCACGTCAACTCTATTCTGATTCCATAGGTGCTGCTGGAAGTGAGGGTGATACCTACAGCAAAATGATGGCAGCAAATACACGGACTATTGTGGAAGCATTGGGAGGAAAGTATACGCCGTTTTCTGCTCAAATACAGGAAAAATAG
- a CDS encoding HAD family hydrolase — protein MANIPSILALDFDGVICDGLIEYFEVAWRTYCQVWFPTNETPPDGLASQFYRLRPVIETGWEMPVLVKALLEGITEAEILQHWHSINQKILLADHLNAKEISTKLDKLRDEWIATDLEGWLSLHKFYSGVIEKLKSTIASTTKLYVISTKEGRFVQQLLHQEGIELGSKEIFGKEVKRPKYEILRELIQLHKVPTETVWFVEDRLKTLQLVDQQIDLKDVKLFLADWGYNTPSEKTTTQNDPRIQLLSLSKFSQDFSQWLVE, from the coding sequence ATGGCAAATATTCCCTCAATTCTCGCCCTAGACTTTGATGGTGTAATTTGCGACGGACTAATTGAATATTTTGAGGTAGCATGGCGTACTTATTGCCAAGTGTGGTTCCCTACTAATGAAACGCCACCAGATGGTTTAGCTTCTCAATTTTATCGACTCAGACCCGTAATTGAAACAGGTTGGGAAATGCCTGTTTTAGTTAAAGCCTTGTTAGAGGGAATTACAGAAGCAGAAATTCTCCAGCATTGGCACAGTATTAACCAGAAAATTTTGCTAGCAGATCATCTTAATGCCAAAGAAATAAGCACTAAATTAGACAAATTACGCGATGAATGGATTGCTACAGATTTAGAAGGTTGGTTGAGTTTGCATAAATTTTATTCAGGTGTAATTGAGAAACTTAAATCTACTATTGCCAGTACAACCAAATTATATGTTATCTCTACAAAAGAAGGACGTTTTGTCCAACAATTATTGCACCAAGAAGGAATAGAACTAGGATCAAAAGAGATTTTTGGTAAAGAAGTGAAGCGCCCTAAATACGAAATTTTACGAGAATTAATTCAATTACACAAAGTACCTACAGAAACGGTCTGGTTTGTGGAAGACAGATTAAAAACATTACAACTAGTAGATCAACAAATAGACCTTAAAGATGTAAAACTTTTCCTCGCAGATTGGGGTTATAACACTCCCTCAGAAAAAACTACAACCCAAAATGATCCACGCATTCAGCTATTATCACTTTCCAAATTTAGTCAAGATTTTTCCCAATGGTTAGTGGAATAA
- a CDS encoding metal ABC transporter ATP-binding protein: MEMLFLDPSQPQAQAVEILSTEIKAIENNVSDAITIAHLSVYYRAVEALRDINCLIKPGQLTGIFGPNGAGKSTLMKAMLGLVPSSGKILYKGKPLMQQLDQVAYVPQRSQIDWTYPATVWDVVMMGRVKKTGWLRGFSTVSRQVAKTALERVGMGEYRNRPIGQLSGGQQQRVFLARALTQEAEIFCFDEPFVGIDQKTQSVIFQVFHELTTAGKIVLVVNHDLGESISHFDELILLNRDLIATGSRQQVLTQENLSRAYDGNVIFWKEAA; this comes from the coding sequence ATGGAAATGCTATTTTTAGACCCAAGCCAACCTCAAGCTCAAGCAGTAGAAATACTTAGTACAGAGATAAAAGCTATTGAAAATAATGTTAGTGATGCTATTACCATTGCTCATTTAAGCGTGTACTATCGAGCAGTGGAAGCCCTCAGAGACATAAATTGCCTCATCAAACCAGGACAACTCACGGGTATTTTTGGCCCCAATGGTGCTGGTAAAAGTACGCTGATGAAAGCAATGTTGGGATTGGTTCCCAGTAGTGGCAAAATACTGTATAAAGGTAAACCCTTAATGCAGCAACTAGATCAAGTCGCTTACGTACCCCAGCGCAGTCAAATTGATTGGACTTATCCCGCCACTGTTTGGGATGTAGTCATGATGGGAAGGGTAAAAAAAACAGGCTGGTTACGGGGTTTTAGTACGGTGAGTCGGCAAGTAGCAAAAACTGCACTAGAACGAGTAGGCATGGGTGAATACCGTAATCGTCCTATTGGACAGCTTTCTGGTGGACAGCAACAACGAGTGTTCTTAGCACGTGCTTTAACACAGGAAGCAGAAATTTTTTGCTTTGACGAACCTTTTGTAGGTATCGATCAGAAAACTCAGTCAGTGATTTTTCAAGTCTTCCACGAACTGACTACTGCTGGCAAAATAGTTCTTGTTGTGAATCATGACTTGGGTGAGTCAATCTCTCATTTTGATGAATTAATTTTATTAAATCGTGACTTAATCGCTACAGGTTCTCGACAACAGGTTTTAACTCAAGAAAACTTGTCTCGCGCCTACGATGGTAATGTAATCTTTTGGAAAGAGGCAGCGTAA